One segment of uncultured Methanobrevibacter sp. DNA contains the following:
- the glf gene encoding UDP-galactopyranose mutase, translating to MADYKYVIVGAGLSGLTLAERIANELDEEVLIIEKRDHIGGNVYDFYDDGLLIQKYGPHIYHTNEKKVHDYLSQFTEWNDYVHRVLSYVDGKLVPMPICIDTLNKLYDLDLDEESMKEWIDEHKEDIDEVKSSEDVVLKNAGRDIYNKLFKNYTEKQWGTSAANLSSSVISRIPFRFNHDDRYFADTYQGMPKEGFTKMCENMIKSDKIHVGLKSDYKDYIDRIDYETLIYTGPIDYFYDYKYGELLYRCLNFVYEIVDEDSYQDVAVVNYPNDSYFTRITEFKKLTWQEVEGKTAIMREYPGFNGEKCYPYPTQEYLDKFKLYEAEMEKEENVIFAGRLAKYKYYNMDLVVKDALEIFETQIK from the coding sequence ATGGCCGATTATAAATACGTTATTGTAGGAGCAGGATTATCAGGCCTTACATTAGCTGAAAGAATTGCAAATGAATTGGATGAAGAAGTATTGATTATTGAAAAGCGTGACCACATCGGAGGTAACGTGTATGATTTCTATGATGACGGACTGCTGATTCAAAAATACGGACCGCATATTTATCATACAAATGAAAAGAAAGTCCATGATTACCTGTCACAATTTACAGAATGGAATGATTACGTACACAGAGTATTAAGTTACGTTGATGGAAAACTCGTACCGATGCCAATCTGTATTGATACTTTAAATAAACTTTATGATCTTGATTTGGATGAGGAATCCATGAAGGAATGGATTGATGAGCACAAGGAAGATATTGATGAAGTCAAATCCTCCGAAGATGTTGTTTTGAAAAACGCAGGACGTGACATTTACAATAAGCTATTTAAAAACTACACTGAAAAGCAGTGGGGAACATCAGCCGCTAATTTAAGTTCAAGCGTTATTTCAAGAATTCCCTTCAGATTCAATCATGACGACAGATACTTTGCAGACACATATCAGGGAATGCCTAAGGAAGGATTTACAAAAATGTGTGAAAACATGATTAAATCCGATAAAATCCATGTCGGACTTAAATCAGACTACAAAGACTACATCGACAGGATTGACTACGAAACCTTAATCTACACAGGCCCTATCGATTATTTCTATGACTACAAATATGGAGAACTGTTATACAGATGCCTGAACTTCGTATATGAAATTGTAGATGAAGATTCCTATCAGGACGTAGCCGTTGTCAATTATCCGAATGACTCTTACTTTACAAGAATTACCGAATTTAAAAAATTAACCTGGCAGGAAGTTGAAGGAAAAACCGCCATCATGAGAGAATATCCCGGATTCAATGGCGAAAAATGTTACCCTTATCCGACACAGGAATATCTGGACAAATTTAAATTGTACGAAGCGGAAATGGAAAAAGAAGAAAATGTCATCTTTGCTGGAAGACTGGCCAAATACAAATATTACAATATGGATCTGGTTGTTAAAGATGCATTGGAAATCTTTGAAACTCAAATTAAATAG
- a CDS encoding signal recognition particle subunit SRP19/SEC65 family protein, which yields MITIWPQYLDKDLTLKQGRKVSKDLAVKEPALNDIERALKRLGLKYTIDKERAYPGKWYEKSGRILVEWEGTKLELLKEVSLKIKEIRN from the coding sequence ATGATTACCATTTGGCCACAATATTTAGATAAAGACTTGACTCTTAAGCAAGGTCGTAAAGTCTCAAAAGACTTAGCTGTAAAGGAACCTGCTTTAAACGACATTGAAAGAGCTTTAAAAAGACTTGGTTTAAAATACACCATAGATAAGGAAAGAGCATATCCCGGAAAATGGTATGAAAAATCCGGCAGAATCCTTGTCGAATGGGAAGGTACAAAACTTGAATTATTAAAAGAAGTTAGCTTAAAAATTAAAGAAATAAGAAACTGA